The DNA segment GGATGCGAGCCGATTCGCAGCTGTGAAGGAGATCCCGACGTGGAACCCGCTACACGCGATCGGTTCGCGAACCGACGGGTGCATACCTCTTTGCCGATCCGCGACCTGTGTTACGCTGTGGCAAACGACGACTCGATCGACGACCTGCTCGACGAACTCGACGCGCACGGGGACTTAGATACCGCAGAACAGGTACTCTCCATCCGGACCGAGTCCAGACGCTACGGCAAGCCCGTCACCATCGTCGAGGGATTCGACTTGCCCGCAGACGAGGTCCAGTCCATCGCTTCGGATCTGAAGAGCGCGATGGGGACCGGGGGAACCGTCGACGACGGCGCGATCGAACTCCAGGGTGACCACCGGGACCGGGTGCCGGAACTGCTTCGCGACCGGGGGTTCCGGGTCGAGGCGTAGCAGGTCGATATGTCGTATCCGACGGCGAAATACGCCC comes from the Halovivax cerinus genome and includes:
- a CDS encoding translation initiation factor; amino-acid sequence: MANDDSIDDLLDELDAHGDLDTAEQVLSIRTESRRYGKPVTIVEGFDLPADEVQSIASDLKSAMGTGGTVDDGAIELQGDHRDRVPELLRDRGFRVEA